A single Drechmeria coniospora strain ARSEF 6962 chromosome 03, whole genome shotgun sequence DNA region contains:
- a CDS encoding meiotic chromosome segregation protein, with product MAHVVAVLDGKDLARDSMTCQMKYRTRRAETRRDRWMMGGRWHVDVLVIPASVKQAVPSLARAQAYLLPACSLSYLASALKSNIGMAQSAQPESVDERLKGRLNMPKPVPAFLPTVGSPLTVDKQAYDEIQQAPRVLVDEFTLPIRSGKAWEAPAGSIIRISTPDGPQVGDLNLWNRHNPRERFWASRTRQLHASHLGTYDRLWSSLPYMRPLATIVHDSLAWYGADQHGARVHDLLGTRCDPYIKAVLTSGAQYDFHCHSNLVRAVAEFGLAERDVHDVINLFQATGLDDEGRYFMNPCPAQRGDNIELLAEQDLLLALSAYFSPRASVARVVNVSLG from the exons ATGGCCCACGTTGTCGCCGTTCTTGATGGCAAAGATTTGGCCCGAGACTCGATGACATGTCAAATGAAGTACCGCACGAGGCGTGCTGAAACCAGACGCGATAGGTGGATGATGGGTGGGCGATGGCATG TGGACGTCTTGGTCATCCCGGCCAGCGTAAAACAGGCCGTGCCCTCTCTTGCTCGAGCCCAGGCATACCTGCTCCCCGCTTGTTCGCTATCCTACCTAGCTAGTGCTCTCAAGTCCAACATCGGCATGGCCCAGTCTGCGCAACCAgagtccgtcgacgagcggctCAAAGGCCGTTTGAACATGCCCAAGCCTGTGCCGGCCTTTCTCCCGACGGTCGGCTCCCCGTTGACCGTGGACAAGCAGGCATACGACGAGATCCAGCAAGCGCCGCGAGTGCTGGTCGACGAGTTCACGCTACCCATTCGGTCCGGCAAGGCGTGGGAGGCACCGGCCGGATCCATCATTCGAATAAGCACACCGGACGGCCCCCAGGTTG GCGACCTCAACCTCTGGAACCGACACAATCCGCGTGAGCGTTTCTGGGCCTCCCGCACGCGCCAGCTGCATGCCTCGCACCTCGGCACCTACGACCGGCTCTGGTCCTCGCTGCCGTACATGCGGCCGCTCGCGACCATTGTTCACGACAGCCTAGCCTGGTACGGTGCCGATCAGCACGGCGCCCGCGTGCACGACCTGCTCGGCACGCGATGTGACCCCTACATCAAGGCCGTCCTGACGTCGGGGGCCCAGTACGACTTCCACTGCCACTCGAACCTGgtccgtgccgtcgccgagtttggcctcgccgagcgcgacGTTCACGACGTCATCAACCTCTTTCAAGCCACggggctcgacgacgagggcaggtATTTCATGAACCCGTGTCCGGCCCAGCGTGGGGATAACATCGAGTtgctcgccgagcaggatCTTCTCCTGGCCCTAAGTGCGTACTTTTCTCCCCGTGCCTCGGTCGCCCGTGTCGTCAATGTCTCGCTCGGCTaa